The stretch of DNA AGCAAGTTGACGATGAAGCCTTCCAGGGTGCGAACGTCGCACTCGAAGGTACCGTTAACGACGAGTTCCGTATCCAGGGAGCAGACGACGATAACAGCCAGGTTGACCTCACCCGCGGTTCGGGCACGCACAGTCAGGTTTACGTCCTTGATACGGACAACCTCGATACTGGCGACTACGATGTTGAGAACACCGATGTCTCTGACATCGCCAGTGAGAACCAGATCAACCGGACGCTCCGGCTGAACAACCTCGGTCTGGAAGTCTCGGCCGACGAGAACACGTTCCAGACTGACGAGAACGTCACCGCCACCGTCGAGTCCAACGCCATCGACCGCGATGTCGATGCCGAACTCGTCGACTCTAACGGTGACGTCGAAGAAGAGGTCACGGTCCGGATCGACTCCGACGGTAACGCCGAAGCCGACTTCGGCGAAATCGACACCGGTAACTACACGGTCAACGCAACCGACGTCAACACGGGCGTCACGGCCACGTCGGACGAGTTCGAAGTCGTCGACGCCGGTGACGCGTCCGTCAGCTTCAACCAGTCCGTCGTGACCGAGCAGCAGGGTGACATCGTCGAAGTCGTCGTCAACCTGCAGAACACGGACACCGCGACCGTCCAGATCGGTGACTACACCGACGACAACTACAACATCACCGGCGAAGTCGAAGACGGTGATGGTGACGGTCAGGTGACCGTCGAGTTCAACAGCTACACCGCTGGTGCCGTCAGCGGCGACGAAGTCGTCTCTGTCGCTGACAGCGACGACGAGATCACCAACGTCTCCCAGGGCGGCGAGTTCACTGATGTCGCCGGCCGGGATGCTGGTGAGAACCTGCTAGAACCGAGCGACTACGACCTGCTGGTCGAAGCCGGCGCGATGACCGGTACCACGGTCGACGACGAGGACGCCGTCGCGACCCTGTCGCTGGCGGAGCGCTCCACGGACGCCACCCAGGTCTGGACGGCTCCCGAGGACGACCTCCAGAGCCTCCAGGACGCTGAGGCCTCCGAGGTCTACGACTACATCGCAGCCAACAACCTGACCCAGGCCGACACGGTCGCGCAGAGCGACACCGTGGTCGTCCAGGTCCAGGCCTCCGGGCTGGAAGGCGCGCTGGCGGCGACCGCTGACGATACCACCGACGCCTACATCGAGGCGACTGGTGCGTACGACAGCGACAGTACCGCCGATCCGATCCAGTTCCAGTTCGAAGAAGTCACGACCGCTGCGAACGCGGTCCCCGACACCGTCACCGTCGGTGACCTCGACAGCGACGAGGTCTCCGTCATCTACGACGAGGCCAACGACTCGCACTTCCTGGTCGTCGACAGTGACGGCGTCACCGACGAGTTCAACGGCCACGAGAGTGGCGACGAGTACGAGGCCAACTTCACGGTCTACGACAACACTGAGCTCAGCGAGGACAACGTCACGGTCAACGATACGTTCGCTATCGAGGACCGCGACGCCACGCTGAACGGTGGCAACGACATCGTCGTCCAGTCCGCGACTGGTCAGTCGATCTCCGGCACGACGAACCTCGCACCCGGTAGCGAGGTCACCGTCCGCATCCGCGACGACGCTGACACGGCCGCGTTCCTGAAGCAGCCCGACGCCACGGTCGGCGTCAACGGCTCCTTCACGGCGACGGCCGACTTCAGCGACGTCAGCCCGGGCACGAACTTCACGGCCCAGACGCGGATCGGCTCGAGCAACGTTGGCGACTCCGTCGACGGGACGGTCACGAGCGGTCCGGCCGCCTCCGTCATCATCAGCGATCAGGAGTCCAACGGTGAGACCGTGACGGTCGACAGCGTCACCCTCTCCGAGGGTGGCTTCGTCGCGATCCACCTGAACAACGCCAGCGGTGACGTGATCGGTGCCTCGGACTACCTCGAATCCGGTACTCACGAGGACGTCGAGATCACGCTGGACAGCGCTCAGGACGAGGACTTCACTGCGGTCGCGATGCCGCACCTCGACACTGACGACGACCAGACCTACGACTTCCCGGACAACGACGGCCCGTACACGGCTAACGGCTCCGCTATCACGGACTCCGCCAACGTGACGGTCGTCTCCGAGGACACGGACACCGAGACGGAGGCCCCCGACACGGACACCGAGACGGAGGCCCCCGACACGGACACCGAGACGGAGATGCCCGACACGGACACCGAGACGGAGACCGACGAGCCGACGACCACTGGCAGCAGTGGTCCCGGCTTCACGGCCATCGTTGCCCTCGTCGCGCTGCTGGCCGCCGCGCTGCTGGCAGCCCGCCGAGACAACTAACGGGAGCAGTTCCCGTCCCTGACACTCGCACTTTCTTTCGGACGCTCGCCCGATAGCGGCAGCGCCGCCCTCGTGCGCTCTGTGCGCACAGACCGGCGCAACGACAAAGCATATAGGTCGGATCAGCCAACGTTCCGGTAATGAACCCGACAGTCCTACAGTCCCGTCTCACCCTCGGTGGACTGTCGTTCGATCCGCTGGTCTACTCCGAGCCGCTGATGTGGCTCGTACTCGGGGCGTTTCTGGGGAGTGCGCTCCTGCGACGGTACGACGAGGCGTGGGCACGCGGCGTCGCCGTCGCCGGCTGGGGCCTGTTCGGCCTGTTCTGGCTGGTCCTGTTCCCGCACTTCACGTTCACGCAGAAGAGTCTCATCGAGGGGGTCGGGGGCCTCGCGGCGGTGCCGCTGTCGCTGTACGCGGGCTACCTGCTCTGGCACGGCCGGGACTCCATTTTCGTCCTGACGCGCGCGGTCGGCCTGATGGGGATCGTCTACGTACCGTTCATCGCGATCGGGCCGCTCCGGCAGTGGCTGGTCGAACTGGTCACGGCACAGACCGCGTTCCTGATGTCGCTGCTCGGCGTCGACCCGCTGGTCGTCGGTGGGTTCTCCCACGACGGACTCCGGATCACCGGCAAGGTGTACCCCTACGAGAGCACGTTCTGGTTCGAGCGGGAGGACGGCCCCATCACCTACAACATCCTGCTGGCGTGTACGGGGATGGGGAGCATCTCCATCTTCGCCGGCGGTATCCTGGCGGTGTCGGCTCCGTGGCGGCGGAAACTCCGGGCGCTTGCGATCACCGTGCCGGTCATCTACGGCCTCAATCTGCTCCGGAACGTGTTCATCGCGGTGTCGTTCGGTCAACAGCGGATGCAGTTCTTCGAGGGGACCATCATGACGCTGTTCGGGTTGACGGACCCGCGGATGGTCTCGTACTACCTCGCGGACCGCATCCTCGCACAGACCGGCTCCGTGGTCGTCCTCGTCCTCATCACGTGGGCGCTCGCCCGGGAACTGCCGGAGCTGACCGTGCTGGTCGAGGAGCTACTGTACCTCGTCACCGGGACCGAGTACGACCTCGCGGCGGCGGTCGACGCCGAGCGCGAGACGGTCGAGGCGGACCCGGCGGTGTCGGACGACTGAGCGGCTCCGTTCAGTCGTCGGCGATAGCCGAGAGTGCCTCCTCCTCGATCGGGTGACGTTCGGCGGGGATCACCAGCAGGTGCAACGGGTCGCCGAACGAGCGAGTGGCCAACTCCGACAGCGGAGCCGCCGCCACGGTCGGATCGGGGCTGCCCGCGCGGGCGACGACGACGCCGAGCGTCTCCGGAAACGGGTCGGCGAGCATCGCCGCGGCCCGGTCGGCGGTCAGGTAGGTGTCGTCGCTGTCGTCCCAGTGGGGGTCGTCGACCTTGATGTCGAGGTAGACCAGCGTGTGGAGGTCCCGCTCGCGGTTGTCCTCGATCGTCCGGACGACGCTGTCGGGGACGCCGTCGCCGCCGTGAGCGGCCTCGAACGGCAGCGTCGTCGCCTTACCGAAGCGGTAGTTCTGTAGTCCGGTCAGGGAGGCGGCGGCGGTCTGTGCCGTCGTCCCGTGGACGACGCGGGTGTCGATACCGCGGTCCTCGGCCCGGAGCCGGAGGTCCGTGTGGGTCGTCGAGACCATCGTGTCGCCGGCGGTCAGGAACGCGACGTCCCGGTCCTCGGCGGCCGCCAGGATCGGCTCCGGGTCCTGTTCGACGCCGGCGCGGTCCCGGACCTCGATGGTCGTGTCGTGGTACGCCTCCAGCGTGTCGAGGTCGGTCCCGACGAGCCGGCTGGTGTAGAACTCCGCGAACACGCGGTCGGCCGCGCGGACGGCGTCCCGGCCGGCGACGGTGACCGAGCGTTCGTCGTAGAGGCCGAGTCCGACGAAAGTGAGCATACCGTCGGTGGGTCGGGCGCGGTGATAAAGGGCGCGAAGCGTCAGGCTTACCGCCCGCGGTGGGGGAGTGAGGGTATGGGCGTCCCCTGCGTTCGCGTCGCTCGCGAGGACGGCGAGGCGACTCGGCAGCGGCTGGCCGAGGCGGACCTCGTCGACGACGGCTACGACATCACGGTCGCCGACGGGTCGCTGTACGTCCCCGTCACCGACCCGACGGCCGTCCCCGACGCGTTCGACGTGGTGGAGTTCGACGCGCCGGTCCGAGAGGGCCAGACGATGCCGGCGGACATCCTGGGGGTCGACCCCAGCTACGAGCGCATCGGGGACCTCGTCATCATCGACGAGGACGACCCAGAGCGCGCACGGACGATCGCCGACGCCATCGTCGACTCGGACCTCCCGGTCGAGGGCGTGTTGAACCGGGCGTCGAAGATCAAGGGGGAACAGCGGGTCCGCGACTGGGAGGTGCTGGCCGGCGACACGACCGAGGTCGTCCACCGGGAGTACGGCTGTGCGTTCGAACTCGATCTCGCCGCGGTGTACTTCTCGCCGCGGCTGGCGACCGAGCGCCACCGCGTCGTCGAGCAGGTGCGCGAGGGCGAGCACGCCTTCGACATGTTCGCCGGCGTCGGGCCGTTCGTCGTCCCGTTCGCGAAGCGCGGGGCCACCTGCGTCGGCACGGACATCAACGAGCGGGCCGTCGAGTACCTGCGGCGCAACGCCGAGCGCAACGGCGTCGCGGACCGGATCACCGCGATCCACGGCGACGTCCGCGAGGTGGCGGCCGACTACACGGGGTGGGCCGACCGCGTCGTGATGAACCTCCCCCACAGCGCCGACGAGTTCGTCGAGACGGCCGTCGAACTGGCCGGCGACGACTGCGTGCTCCACTACTACGACATCCAGCCCGACGAGGACCTCTACGGTCCGGGCGAGCGGGCCGTCCGCGCGGCCGCCGAACCGGCCTACGAGGTGACCGTCGAGACGCGCCGGACGGTCCGGTCGTACGCGCCGGGCGAGCAGAACGTCGTGCTGGACGTCCGACTCCGGCGGTGACGGGGACGGGCGGACCGGGCGTGAAGAACAGTTATGTGCGTCCGGGAGGAGAACCGAAGTAGTCACAGATGGGTGCGAGCGGGGCGGACGACATCGACGTTCGTGACATCTCACCGATGGCGTGGCGACTGCTCCGGGTCGCGGCCGGGTTCGGACAGCGGGAGGTCGAGACGGAGGTCGACGACATCATGCAAGCACACGTCTCGATGCTGGAGAGCGACACTCGCAGTCTCTCGGAGGCGCGCTTGGAGGAGCTGTTCGCCCTGTACTGCGCCGAACTGACCGACGAACAGCTCCGGGCACTGGTGGAGCACTTCTGACCATGACGGGGACACACACGAGGGGGCCGACCGGATCGGGCACGGACGACGAGGGGAACGGGAGGTGGCACCTGTGAGCTGGAACGTCACCGAGAACCCCCGCCGGGTCGCGGCGGGGCTGGTCCTCGGGATCGGCAGCACTGCGCTGGTCGCGCTGCTCCCGACCCCGCCGGGGCTGAACCCGGCCGCTCAGTACGCGCTGGCGACGATGGCGCTGGCCGCGAGCCTCTGGGTGACGAAGGCGCTTCCGCTCCCGGTGACGGCGTTGCTCATCCCGGTGGCACTGACTGGCTTCGGCGTCTACGACTCGATGGAACGGGCGCTGTCGGGGTTCGCGGACCCGCTGATCTTCCTGTTCATCGCGGGCTTCATGCTGGCGGAGGCGCTCCAGACGCACAACATCGACCGGCGACTGGCGCTGACGCTCATCAACCGACTGGGGCGGTCCCCGCGGCTGCTCGTGCTGGCGATCATGGTCGCGACGGCGTTCATGTCGATGTGGGTGTCAAACACCGCGACGACGGCGATGATGACACCGGTCGCGCTCGGGATGCTCGCCGAGGTGGTCGGTCGGGACTCGTCCACCGGCGAGGTGTCGAACATGCGGGTGGCGACGCTGCTGGGGACGGCCTACGCGGCCAGCGTCGGCGGGGTCGGGACGCTCATCGGCACGCCGCCGAACGTCGTCGCCGTCGCCTTCCTGGACAGGCTGGTCGGCGTGGAGATCTCGTTCGCTCAGTGGCTCGTCGTCGGCCTCCCCATCGTCGCGGTGACGCTCCCGCTGACGTGGTACGTCCTGGCCTTCCGGCTCTACCCGCCGGAGATCGACAGCGTCGACGACGCCCGCGAACAGGCCGCGACCTACCTCGAGGAGGAGGGCACGCTCTCGCCGCGGGGACGGCGCGCAGCGTACATCTTCGCGGCGACGGCGATCCTCTGGATCCTCGGGGGGCTCGGGTTCCTGTTCGAGGGGCTGTTGCCCGAGCCGTGGTTCGTGACGCTGTTCGGCGGGGACGGGACGAACGTCTTCGGCCTGGAGGGCCACCGGGGGATCCTGTACTTCGTCGTGGTGGGACTGCTCGCCATCCCGGCACTGGTGCTGTCCGACGCCGACGACTGGGAGAACCTCGTCGACATCGACTGGGGGACGATCGTGCTGTTCGGCGGCGGCATCTCCCTGGCCGACGCGCTGGCCGAGACGGACGCGACCGACTGGCTGGCGACGACGGTGTTCGACGCGGTGATCGGCGCGCCGCTGGTCCTGGTCGTCCTCTCGGTCGTCGTGTTCACCGTCCTCGTCACCGAACTCTCCTCGAACACGGCGACGACGACGATCCTCGCGCCGATCCTCATCGGGCTCGGCAGCGTCCTCGCGAGCACGCTCGGCGTCGATCCGGTCACCGCGTCGGTGTTCCTCACGGTCACGGGCGCGATCGCGGCGAGTTTCGCCTTCGCGCTGCCGGTCGCGACCCCGCCCAACGCCATCGTCTTCGGGAGCGGCCACCTCGAACAGCGGGACATGATCCGGGCCGGAGTCGTCCTGAACGCGCTGATGACGGTGGTCCTGACCCTGTTGCTGGTGGTGCTGTTCTCGGTGTTGTGGCCGCACGTCCTCTGGTAGGGCGCGCGCGACACGCGTCGAGACCGAGCGGAGAGGCGCTCGTCCCGAGAGCGGTTATTTCAGCGCGAACCCGACCCCATTAATCCCTAATGGTTAATAGGTCGTGTTACTTTGACACAGATAGTGCGTGTATCACTGATACACGCTCTGAACACCAACTATGACGCGAGAACACGACCGACGTTCGTTCATCAAGGTTGCGGGAAGCGCAGGCGCGCTCGGACTGACTGGCCTCGCCGGCTGTTCCGGAGACGGCGGCAGCGGCGGGGACGGTGGCGACGGCGGCGGCGATGGCGGCGACGGCGGCGGTGACGGCGGGTCCACCGGCGAGAGCGGGAGCGGGACAGACGTCATCACGCTGGGTGGCTCGATGAGCCTCACCGGGGACAACGCCGACCTGGGCCAGCTGTATCAGGACGCCTACCAGCTCACCATCGACCGTATCAACGAGCAGGGCGGCGTCGAGGCGGGCGACGGCAACACCTACGAACTGGAGATGATCCTCCGGGACGACGGGACCGACGCCTCGACCTCGAAGTCGATCTACCAGGAGCTGATCGACCAGGAGGACATCAACTACCTGCTGGGCCCGTACTCCAGTACGGTGACGCTGCCCGCCAGTGCGGTCGCGGCACAGAACCAGCTCCCGATGGTCGAGGGCGGCGGTGCGAGCCCGGAGATCTTCGCGCAGGGCAACGAGTGGATCTTCGGCCTGCTGCCGACGGCTAACAAGTACGCGAAGAGCTACATCGACATGTGCCTGGCGCAGGACCCGACGCCCGAGTCCATCGCCATCCTCGCGGAGGACGGCACGTTCAGTCAGTCGACGGCGGAGGGCGCACGCAACAAGATCGAGGAGACGGACCTGGAGCTCGTCGTGGACCAGACGTTCCCCTCGGGGACGTCCGACCTCTCGACCAACCTCGGGCGGGTCCGAGACCAGGACGCGGACGTCCTGCTGCTGTGTGCCCACCAGAAGCACAACATCATCCTGGCGAACCAGATGGAGAGTCAGAACGTCAACGTCGACGCCGCGATGGGCACCGTCGGCAGCCTCAACGAGTCGTTCAAGAACGAGGTCGGCGCGAACGGGGACTACATGTACGGACCGTCCTCCTGGGCGACCAACGCGGACTTCGAGGACCCGGTCTACGGCAGCACCAGCGACTTCGTCTCCGCCATCGAGGAGCAGTTCGGCTACCCGCCGGACTACCACAGCGCCGCCGGCGAGGCGGTCATCCTGACGTTCATGAACGCCTTCCAGCAGGTCGACGAACTCGGGCCGACGCCGGTCCGCAACCAGATCCGGCAGTCCGACTTCATGACCGCCTACGGCAACGTCGCCTTCGACGACAGCGGCGTCATCAACAAGAACATGCTGGTCTACCAGTGGCAGCCCGACCCGGGCCTCCAGATCACCTACCCCGAGAACGTCGCACAGTCCGATCCCATCTACCCGATGCCCGACTGGAGTGAGCGCTAACACCGATGGCGGCGACGCAGTTCATCGTCAACGGCCTCCTCGTGGGGGCGCTGTTCGCTGCGGTAGCCGTCGGCTTCGCGCTCATCTGGGGTGTCGTCGACATCATCAACCTCGCCCACGGCGAGATGGTGATGCTCGGCGGCTACACGTCCTACTGGGCGCTGACGCTCGTCACGGGGAACGCCGAGGGGTCACCGATCCTGTTCCTCGCGACGATCCCGATCGCCATCGGCGCGATGTTCGTCGTCGGCTACGCGCTCCAGCGCGTCCTCGTCTCGCAGGTCATCGGGACGGACATCTTCCTCACCCTGCTGGTCACCTTCGGAGCGAGCATCGCGATCCAGCAACTGGCCATCCAGGCGTGGTCGGCGAACCCGCGGTCGATCCAGGTCTCGTTCGCCAGCCCGTCGTTCACGGTCGGGGGCGTCGTCGTCCCGAAGATGAAGCTGGTGGCGTTCGTCGGTGCCATCCTGCTGACGGTGGCACTGTACGCCTTCCTCCAGCGGACCCGGACCGGTCGCGCGATCCGGGCCGTCTCGCAGAACCCCGAGGCCGCAGCGCTCGTCGGCATCGACGTCGAACGCACTCGGGCGATCACCTTCGGACTCTCGTCGGCCATCGCCGGCGGCGTCGGCGCGTTCATCGGCGTCATCCTCAACATCCAGCCCCAGATGGGTCTGATCTACACGCTGAAGAGCTTCGTCATCGTCGTCTTCGGCGGCGTCGGCTCGATCCCCGGCGCGATGGTCG from Haloarcula litorea encodes:
- a CDS encoding DUF7282 domain-containing protein, with the translated sequence MTDTSEKIRSLFLTALMVFSVIGGSIAFAGSAAAANNGSLTLTPNDNEEAGPTQYDHSADLELDSDQSLYYVDVDFTSDSSANVDLSDVSAEDIQVQTPQGDRTQASDFTDVTKSNGVLSFKLSNSIDGLSDEDTVQVIVDDVDNPVAASGGSTYTFEVSYRDSSDSQFDSNSVDYTISNTGGEAGTPDIRKATHYVPTDAPSGEGSIEIAFNEDIIEGSTGDESIVVGYENGSESDNLADSASIDADSGRLVVDLNAVITNVQNVTVSGYEDEASNEMDEQTVDLVFAPSTVDMTSDGTDEQVDDEAFQGANVALEGTVNDEFRIQGADDDNSQVDLTRGSGTHSQVYVLDTDNLDTGDYDVENTDVSDIASENQINRTLRLNNLGLEVSADENTFQTDENVTATVESNAIDRDVDAELVDSNGDVEEEVTVRIDSDGNAEADFGEIDTGNYTVNATDVNTGVTATSDEFEVVDAGDASVSFNQSVVTEQQGDIVEVVVNLQNTDTATVQIGDYTDDNYNITGEVEDGDGDGQVTVEFNSYTAGAVSGDEVVSVADSDDEITNVSQGGEFTDVAGRDAGENLLEPSDYDLLVEAGAMTGTTVDDEDAVATLSLAERSTDATQVWTAPEDDLQSLQDAEASEVYDYIAANNLTQADTVAQSDTVVVQVQASGLEGALAATADDTTDAYIEATGAYDSDSTADPIQFQFEEVTTAANAVPDTVTVGDLDSDEVSVIYDEANDSHFLVVDSDGVTDEFNGHESGDEYEANFTVYDNTELSEDNVTVNDTFAIEDRDATLNGGNDIVVQSATGQSISGTTNLAPGSEVTVRIRDDADTAAFLKQPDATVGVNGSFTATADFSDVSPGTNFTAQTRIGSSNVGDSVDGTVTSGPAASVIISDQESNGETVTVDSVTLSEGGFVAIHLNNASGDVIGASDYLESGTHEDVEITLDSAQDEDFTAVAMPHLDTDDDQTYDFPDNDGPYTANGSAITDSANVTVVSEDTDTETEAPDTDTETEAPDTDTETEMPDTDTETETDEPTTTGSSGPGFTAIVALVALLAAALLAARRDN
- the artA gene encoding archaeosortase A, with amino-acid sequence MNPTVLQSRLTLGGLSFDPLVYSEPLMWLVLGAFLGSALLRRYDEAWARGVAVAGWGLFGLFWLVLFPHFTFTQKSLIEGVGGLAAVPLSLYAGYLLWHGRDSIFVLTRAVGLMGIVYVPFIAIGPLRQWLVELVTAQTAFLMSLLGVDPLVVGGFSHDGLRITGKVYPYESTFWFEREDGPITYNILLACTGMGSISIFAGGILAVSAPWRRKLRALAITVPVIYGLNLLRNVFIAVSFGQQRMQFFEGTIMTLFGLTDPRMVSYYLADRILAQTGSVVVLVLITWALARELPELTVLVEELLYLVTGTEYDLAAAVDAERETVEADPAVSDD
- the dph5 gene encoding diphthine synthase → MLTFVGLGLYDERSVTVAGRDAVRAADRVFAEFYTSRLVGTDLDTLEAYHDTTIEVRDRAGVEQDPEPILAAAEDRDVAFLTAGDTMVSTTHTDLRLRAEDRGIDTRVVHGTTAQTAAASLTGLQNYRFGKATTLPFEAAHGGDGVPDSVVRTIEDNRERDLHTLVYLDIKVDDPHWDDSDDTYLTADRAAAMLADPFPETLGVVVARAGSPDPTVAAAPLSELATRSFGDPLHLLVIPAERHPIEEEALSAIADD
- a CDS encoding class I SAM-dependent methyltransferase gives rise to the protein MGVPCVRVAREDGEATRQRLAEADLVDDGYDITVADGSLYVPVTDPTAVPDAFDVVEFDAPVREGQTMPADILGVDPSYERIGDLVIIDEDDPERARTIADAIVDSDLPVEGVLNRASKIKGEQRVRDWEVLAGDTTEVVHREYGCAFELDLAAVYFSPRLATERHRVVEQVREGEHAFDMFAGVGPFVVPFAKRGATCVGTDINERAVEYLRRNAERNGVADRITAIHGDVREVAADYTGWADRVVMNLPHSADEFVETAVELAGDDCVLHYYDIQPDEDLYGPGERAVRAAAEPAYEVTVETRRTVRSYAPGEQNVVLDVRLRR
- a CDS encoding SLC13 family permease — encoded protein: MSWNVTENPRRVAAGLVLGIGSTALVALLPTPPGLNPAAQYALATMALAASLWVTKALPLPVTALLIPVALTGFGVYDSMERALSGFADPLIFLFIAGFMLAEALQTHNIDRRLALTLINRLGRSPRLLVLAIMVATAFMSMWVSNTATTAMMTPVALGMLAEVVGRDSSTGEVSNMRVATLLGTAYAASVGGVGTLIGTPPNVVAVAFLDRLVGVEISFAQWLVVGLPIVAVTLPLTWYVLAFRLYPPEIDSVDDAREQAATYLEEEGTLSPRGRRAAYIFAATAILWILGGLGFLFEGLLPEPWFVTLFGGDGTNVFGLEGHRGILYFVVVGLLAIPALVLSDADDWENLVDIDWGTIVLFGGGISLADALAETDATDWLATTVFDAVIGAPLVLVVLSVVVFTVLVTELSSNTATTTILAPILIGLGSVLASTLGVDPVTASVFLTVTGAIAASFAFALPVATPPNAIVFGSGHLEQRDMIRAGVVLNALMTVVLTLLLVVLFSVLWPHVLW
- a CDS encoding amino acid ABC transporter substrate-binding protein, with the translated sequence MTREHDRRSFIKVAGSAGALGLTGLAGCSGDGGSGGDGGDGGGDGGDGGGDGGSTGESGSGTDVITLGGSMSLTGDNADLGQLYQDAYQLTIDRINEQGGVEAGDGNTYELEMILRDDGTDASTSKSIYQELIDQEDINYLLGPYSSTVTLPASAVAAQNQLPMVEGGGASPEIFAQGNEWIFGLLPTANKYAKSYIDMCLAQDPTPESIAILAEDGTFSQSTAEGARNKIEETDLELVVDQTFPSGTSDLSTNLGRVRDQDADVLLLCAHQKHNIILANQMESQNVNVDAAMGTVGSLNESFKNEVGANGDYMYGPSSWATNADFEDPVYGSTSDFVSAIEEQFGYPPDYHSAAGEAVILTFMNAFQQVDELGPTPVRNQIRQSDFMTAYGNVAFDDSGVINKNMLVYQWQPDPGLQITYPENVAQSDPIYPMPDWSER
- a CDS encoding branched-chain amino acid ABC transporter permease; this encodes MAATQFIVNGLLVGALFAAVAVGFALIWGVVDIINLAHGEMVMLGGYTSYWALTLVTGNAEGSPILFLATIPIAIGAMFVVGYALQRVLVSQVIGTDIFLTLLVTFGASIAIQQLAIQAWSANPRSIQVSFASPSFTVGGVVVPKMKLVAFVGAILLTVALYAFLQRTRTGRAIRAVSQNPEAAALVGIDVERTRAITFGLSSAIAGGVGAFIGVILNIQPQMGLIYTLKSFVIVVFGGVGSIPGAMVGGLLLGSVEELVAGFISSQWTLAVSFSLLIVLLVVKPKGLFGEGVSE